CCTCGATGTCAGCCCTGCTGAACCCGCCCGTGTACCCCTCGTCGTCGATGTAGCAGGGGGACGGCCCCACCAGTACGAGGCTCGCGAACCTGTCCGGCTCCCGCGTGGCAGCGAGGACCCCGATGAGCGAGCTGACGGAGTGTCCTACGAAGACGACCTCGCGCAGGTCGAGCGCCTCGCATATCTCGAGCACGTCGGTGGCGTAGCCGTCCAGGGAGCCATACCGGTCACGGTCGTAGGCGCTCAGATCGGACCCCCCGGCCCCCACGTGGTCGAACAGCACGATGCGGTACGTGTCCGAGAAGGCGGGGACCACGTACCGCCACATGTTCTGGTCGCAGCCGAAGCCGTGCGCGAAGATCATGGGCTGACCGTCCGGACGTCCGGAGACGGACACGTTGTTGCGGCGGATGACGTCCATCTGCTTCCTCCCAGCGTCGACCCCCGGGGAGGGGGTCCGTCAATCGTATCGGGAGGCTCCCGGGGCGGCAGCGCCGCCGTCCGGACGTCTTGCGCACGAGCCGCCTCAGATCCACCTCTTGCGCTTGAAGTAAGCGAAGAGCCCCGACCCCGTCACGGCCATCATCGTGATGGCGAACCAGAAACCGAAGATCCGGCCCTCGTCCGGGACGAGCTCGAAGTTCATCCCGTAGACGCTCGCGATGTACGTGGGGACGGCGATGATGGCCGCCCACGCAGAGAGCCTCTTCGTCGCCTCTCCCATCTCCTGGGCGTGGACGGAGCCGATCAGGTCGAGGATGGCGCGCGCGAGGTCGTCCGTGCTGCGGATCTGATCCCCGATCCGCAGGGTGTGGTCCTGCACGTCGCGGAAGTACGACCGGCGCTCGGCCTCGATCGGACCGGTGGCTCCCTCGATCACCCGGTCGAGGATGCGGGAGACGGGCAGGACGTAGCGGCGGAACCGGGCCACCCTCTGCTTGATCGAGTACAGGGGTCGCTGCACGGGGGCCCGCGGGTCGGCGAGCACGATCTCCTCGATGTCCTCGACCTCCCGCTCCAGCTCGTCGGCGTGAGCTTGGTGGTCGTCGACCACCGCGTCGAGGAGGGCATGCAGCATGTCGGCGAAGCCACGCTCGGGCTCGGGGACCCCCGACTCGAGCCGGCGGAGAGCCTGTTCGACGCATCGGTCGGCGCCGTCGTGCAGGACCAACATCCAGCGGGGGCCTACGAAGCACGAGATCTGACGGGGGTTCAGCTGCTCCTCCGTTCGATCGAGCTGATGCAGGACCAGGAAGACGTGGGCCGCGTACTGCTCGACCTTCGGACGTTGTCTGGCCTTGGTCGCGTCCTCGATCGCGAGCGGGTGGAGGTCGAACTCGTCCGCGATCGAGGTGACGTCCTGCGGGGTCAGCGTCGCGAGGTCGGCGTGGGCGACCAGCAGCCGCCCGGGTTCGTCGATCACGTCGCTCACCACCGCGACGTCGGTGACGGGCGTCCACCCCGACCCTCGTTCGTACGACCTCGCTGTGAGCAACGCGCCCTCCCGCGCCGAGGCGATCGGCAGGCGTCAGTGTAGGAGGAGGCGCGAACGATCGCTCAGGAGTACCAGCCGACGACGTCGACGATGACGTCGGTGCTGCCGGTGTCGTTGTAGACGCGGATCCGGCCGTTCGCGTCGAGGGTCGCGACCACCATGTTGGCCACGGTCAACCCCGGCACCCAGTTGAGATCCGAGGCGAGCGGACGGGTGCCGCTCCCCGGGTAGACCGTCAGCCATCCGCCCGAGGAGGTGTTGGTGACGGTCACGTTCAGCACCGCCGCGCGCGGCTTGATCGCGGCGGTCGCCGGCGGGACCCCGCCCGCACCCGCGATGTCCACCGTCAGGACCCCACGCGGAGCGAGCGTCTGACCCGCGTACGGCTGCCCGCTGCCCGGTCGGGTGTCCACGATCCTGCGCGGGGGGAGACCGTGGTAGATCCCGGTGGTCGTGGCGTGGGTCGCCGAGGGGTCCGTGAACCAGCCGGCCACGTCGACGATCACGTGGGTCGAGCCCACCGCGTTGAAGAACGAGACCCACCCGTCGTGCGACAGGCGCACGACGACCCGGTTCGGGACGGTCTGACCCGGGGTGAAGTTGAGGTTCGAGACCCACGGTACGGGCGCGTTGGGTGCGTCCGGTGACGGGAACGCGCTGAGCCAGCCGTGCGCCGACGGCTGGGTCACGGTCACGTTCAGCACGGCCGCCGAGGCTCCCGAGGCGGGGACGCCGCCCCGCCCGGCCACCTGCAGGTCGCCCACCTGTCCGGGTCCCAGGGGGGCTCCGGCCCGGGTGTCGAGCAGGCGGGACGGGGTGAGCGGCCTGTACAGGCCCTCCCTCTTGGACGTGCCCTCGGAGTCCTTCACGACGTACCCGGCCACGTCCGCGATCACGTGCGAGCCACCGCTGTTGTGGATCGAGACCCAGCCCGCGTAGCCCACGGGGACCTCGACGAGGTTGGGGACGACGGTGTCCGGCCCGAAGTTGAGGTTGGACACGAGGGGACGGGGCATCCCACGCGGGTACACCGCGAGCCATCCGCCCGAGGTGGGAGGGACGGCGGTCACGTTCATCACGACCGCCTCGGCCTCCGCGGGCATGCCGGCGCGGCGGGTGATCTGCAGGTCGAGCGTGGCGCCCGGCGCCATCGGCGCTGTGGCCCCGCCGACCCGGCCGGTCCCGTCGCGCGTGTCGAGGATGCGCAGCGGCTGCTCGAGCGGCGTGAAGCGGCCGGTCGTGTCGAAGGCCGGGAGGCTCCCGCTGGGGGTGACCGCGCCGGAGTGGGGCGACATCGGCGAGAGGCCCGCCGAGTTGCGCGCCTGGACGCGGAAGGTGTGGGCCGTGCCGTTGGCGAGCCACTTCACGAGCGTGGTCGTGTCCGGCGAGTCGACGTGGACGGGGTCGAGCGGGGACGAACCCGCGTAGGGGGTGACGACGTAGCCGGTGATCGGCGCGCCTCCCGAGGCGGGGGCGGTCCAGCTCACGGTGGCCGAGGCGTTGCCGGCCGAGGCCGTGGGAGCAGCGGGGGCCGACGGCGCGGTGGCCGAGACGGCGGCGACCGAGATCGTGAACGGACGGGCCGCCGTGGATCCGGCGAACGTCTCGTTCGTCACGACGGCGTAGACGCTCCCCGACGCGCATCCCGAGGGGTCGAAGGCGACCGAAGCCGTCTGCTGGGGCCCGGCCGTTCCCGGCGCGGCGGTCCGGCGCAGAGAGGTCCCCAGGTCGCAGGCGACGCTGAGGCGCATCGTGCCCGCGAAGTCGTCGTTGCGGACGGCGACCGAGTAGGCGGACGACCCGCCCGGGAGCCGGATCCACGACACGGCCATGTCCCGCACGGTCCTGGACAGGCTCCCCCCGATCGACGAGATCGTCCCCATCGTGGTGGGAGCCGGTCCCGTCTGGGCGTCGGTTGCGTACCGGGTCGCGGCGGCGAAGCAGTACGGGAGCGCGAACGAGCCTCCGCAGGCCTTGTTGAACCGGACGGCAAGTGCGTAGTCGTTGAAGGCAGAGCCCAGCGAGACGCCGCGTCCCGGCTTGGCCAGCGCCGCGTCGAGGGCGGCCGCGAACGAGATGCTCGGGTCCTGGCTCAGCCGCTCCCAGGTCTCCTGGAGCACGTCCTCCCCGCCGCTGCCGAACCGTTCGCTGATCGACCGGAACAGGAGCCAGTACGTGTAGGGGTTCTGGTCGGCGGCCAGGC
This Actinomycetota bacterium DNA region includes the following protein-coding sequences:
- a CDS encoding alpha/beta hydrolase: MDVIRRNNVSVSGRPDGQPMIFAHGFGCDQNMWRYVVPAFSDTYRIVLFDHVGAGGSDLSAYDRDRYGSLDGYATDVLEICEALDLREVVFVGHSVSSLIGVLAATREPDRFASLVLVGPSPCYIDDEGYTGGFSRADIEELLESLDSNYLGWSSAMAPVIMANGDRPELGEELTNSFCRTDPEIARHFARVTFLSDNRADLSRVRTPALVLQCSSDAIATVSVGRYVHEQIPGSEFVQLKATGHCPNLSAPDETVRAMKDFLAARAG
- a CDS encoding magnesium transporter CorA family protein; protein product: MLTARSYERGSGWTPVTDVAVVSDVIDEPGRLLVAHADLATLTPQDVTSIADEFDLHPLAIEDATKARQRPKVEQYAAHVFLVLHQLDRTEEQLNPRQISCFVGPRWMLVLHDGADRCVEQALRRLESGVPEPERGFADMLHALLDAVVDDHQAHADELEREVEDIEEIVLADPRAPVQRPLYSIKQRVARFRRYVLPVSRILDRVIEGATGPIEAERRSYFRDVQDHTLRIGDQIRSTDDLARAILDLIGSVHAQEMGEATKRLSAWAAIIAVPTYIASVYGMNFELVPDEGRIFGFWFAITMMAVTGSGLFAYFKRKRWI
- a CDS encoding fibronectin type III domain-containing protein → MSFLPSFLRPLRRAFTCALAVVAAVGAVPAAPAGAATRQPVRSAPTPQLIAEAVARGEMSRAQGALELARAVLEPERADRRYRSDALWSGTTPLLRAYRMYEDTPDGPERTQMSATFASPVAPYCGGSEGPLPHVHESARFRIEYNQAQLTYGLTIQDYANELEAAWSKQAGTSSGQLGWARPPLKSSSNGRYHVRIADLGEGIGGYVTNVGTHAGRVGDNPNTSWTETDAQATCMVLNSALAPGSGDTWRRRVLRTIASHEFKHAIQFGYGVLFAPNAPSDLVIEATANWMAEETLGANAVVSGHLWPTFSMNHLGESGSLAADQNPYTYWLLFRSISERFGSGGEDVLQETWERLSQDPSISFAAALDAALAKPGRGVSLGSAFNDYALAVRFNKACGGSFALPYCFAAATRYATDAQTGPAPTTMGTISSIGGSLSRTVRDMAVSWIRLPGGSSAYSVAVRNDDFAGTMRLSVACDLGTSLRRTAAPGTAGPQQTASVAFDPSGCASGSVYAVVTNETFAGSTAARPFTISVAAVSATAPSAPAAPTASAGNASATVSWTAPASGGAPITGYVVTPYAGSSPLDPVHVDSPDTTTLVKWLANGTAHTFRVQARNSAGLSPMSPHSGAVTPSGSLPAFDTTGRFTPLEQPLRILDTRDGTGRVGGATAPMAPGATLDLQITRRAGMPAEAEAVVMNVTAVPPTSGGWLAVYPRGMPRPLVSNLNFGPDTVVPNLVEVPVGYAGWVSIHNSGGSHVIADVAGYVVKDSEGTSKREGLYRPLTPSRLLDTRAGAPLGPGQVGDLQVAGRGGVPASGASAAVLNVTVTQPSAHGWLSAFPSPDAPNAPVPWVSNLNFTPGQTVPNRVVVRLSHDGWVSFFNAVGSTHVIVDVAGWFTDPSATHATTTGIYHGLPPRRIVDTRPGSGQPYAGQTLAPRGVLTVDIAGAGGVPPATAAIKPRAAVLNVTVTNTSSGGWLTVYPGSGTRPLASDLNWVPGLTVANMVVATLDANGRIRVYNDTGSTDVIVDVVGWYS